One genomic region from Xenopus laevis strain J_2021 chromosome 2L, Xenopus_laevis_v10.1, whole genome shotgun sequence encodes:
- the gpr182.L gene encoding G protein-coupled receptor 182 L homeolog: protein MAEEFGMHKDEHNYEDNYDYIHNWTDLEYFLNHTFSKCDVDLNENVKQAFVFILYLVIFVVGLAGNLLVLWVNWQSQRSKSSINLYIFNMAVADLGVVFTLPFWMLETMLEYTWLWGGFLCKFTHYFYFANMYSSIYFLMALSVDRYLTLVSSSVFWRQNQQRIRRALCIGIWVLAGIFPLPEVVHMKLIDLVEPVCVFMAPLESYDEWAIAVSLLTVIIGFLIPFSIILVFNLMTAYYIRCSGRPESRKHCCLIYAYILTFLFSWLPYHVTLFVLTLHGSHIFLHCQLVHILYFFYEVIQCISLLHCVVNPILYNFFSKDFKGKFINAVVKYIPKEKITGDGKAEHSTSTTDHSIVITKEGA from the coding sequence ATGGCTGAAGAATTTGGCATGCACAAAGATGAGCATAACTATGAAGACAACTATGATTACATCCACAACTGGACAGACCTTGAGTATTTTCTCaatcatacattttcaaaatgtgatgttgatttaaatgaaaatgtaaagcaGGCCTTCGTGTTCATACTTTATCTCGTTATATTTGTTGTGGGTTTGGCTGGAAACCTCCTTGTATTATGGGTCAACTGGCAGTCGCAAAGAAGCAAGAGTTCCATCAATCTCTATATTTTCAACATGGCAGTTGCAGACCTTGGAGTGGTGTTTACCTTACCTTTTTGGATGTTAGAAACCATGCTGGAATACACTTGGCTGTGGGGTGGGTTCCTGTGCAAGTTTACTCACTACTTCTATTTCGCCAACATGTACAGCAGCATTTACTTCTTGATGGCTTTAAGTGTCGACCGTTACTTGACTCTAGTGTCCTCATCCGTTTTCTGGAGGCAAAATCAACAAAGGATACGTCGGGCTCTTTGTATTGGGATCTGGGTACTAGCTggtattttccctttaccagAGGTGGTTCATATGAAGCTGATAGATCTAGTAGAACCTGTCTGTGTTTTCATGGCACCACTTGAGTCCTATGATGAATGGGCTATAGCAGTGAGTCTACTGACTGTTATTATAGGGTTTCTGATTCCCTTCTCTATAATCCTTGTTTTTAACCTAATGACTGCCTATTACATTCGTTGTTCTGGAAGACCAGAAAGCCGCAAGCACTGTTGCCTTATCTACGCCTATATATTGACGTTCCTGTTCAGTTGGCTTCCATACCACGTGACATTGTTTGTATTAACACTGCATGGGAGCCACATTTTCCTTCACTGCCAGCTGGTCCATATTCTCTATTTTTTCTATGAAGTGATTCAATGCATCTCATTGCTCCACTGTGTGGTAAACCCAATCCTCTACAACTTCTTCAGCAAGGACTTCAAAGGCAAGTTCATAAATGCGGTGGTTAAGTATATTCCCAAGGAAAAAATAACCGGTGATGGGAAAGCAGAGCATTCCACTTCCACCACTGACCATTCCATAGTAATTACCAAGGAGGGAGCTTAA